The Myripristis murdjan chromosome 11, fMyrMur1.1, whole genome shotgun sequence genomic sequence cagagccataaccatttcttgggttataaggattttattttgacccaatttgtgggtttttcgagttgggtaatatttctgggttattttttctgagagaaacccattgttgggtcagagacttgggtttgattgattgattgcttattgattgattgactgaataCTTTACGAAGCACTTCGGCTTTTGGCTCCAAAACGCTGGTCCTACGTCGCACTGTGAGAGAGGTTCAGAGACGCCCGTTGTCACGGTCTTAAGAGCAAAGACAGCCTGGGACGAAAGACTGACAGTGTCAGAAATTTGGGATAACCATCTCACAGTGAGACAGCTCCTACGACCACCGTCCACTAACCcggtgtttctcaaatggggttacgcgtacccctgggggtacttggaggaactccagggggtacttgagattttttaaaattatacaacacgtagattcgaccgagcaatctgattggtcaatcagaggtttagaatgtgctcaaatgagcatgacagcacggctagccttgcgcaaataaaaaaatactgaatcaatcactaAAAATATTACTGCGCCTATATTTTATTGtacgagtctgtgtggtttccatggcaacatgaaaagTTTCACtcaaacccgcatcaaaagccgctgtcagctttgttcgcctgcataatgaacCATTtggttgtcagttttgatttatttggcgacctaagtttggataaatggctgaacgaggaagacaagacagaagagaaaaaggagagatacgcgagagtgacgagtgaagagctggatcagctggagaggtcaggaaatgaagccggtacggcccggtcaacgtcttgggccatCAAATGTCtccaagactacctgacaaacaccgggcaaacagctgatttctcacctgtaaggaaagaagagctgaacaagatcctccgtgaattttatggagctttaatttctataataaagagaatgaaatgcctcagaggattcagcaccacggacagtacctgctgaggcggattcagcaccatggacagtacctgctgagacagattcagcaccacggacagtacctgctgaggcagattcagcaccatggacagtacctgctgaggcagattcagcaccatggacagtacctgctgaggcagattcagcaccacggacagtacctgctgaggcagattcagcaccatggacagtacctgctgaggcagattcagcaccacggacagtacctgctgaggcagattcagcaccatggacagtacctgtaagattttccacggagatgtgcggctctgttcttgtttgttatcagttattaattatcctattaatcgttattaatttgttagtctttatgagtttcctgggccaaagatttaattaatttgtcaatttgtttgcatctgtacattgaaatgaacatttaataaatcaacacatctgtgaaaactgtggtctttatttcagaggtaaattgataacagcctgaaaaggtgattctataactctgttcagccttaatgtgactgcttactgtccttacttttgctgcttagccacattaatctgagctgacgttaaattggagtgacacacccccagctgaaataaaacatctgccggtgactttatgaaaagacagatgtttgccgacactggaaaacagtagcccatatttaaatataactgttcatataagttggttgtagatacgTTTGGTGAAGTGCATTAATGTAGAGTCCACGGCTTCACCTTGACTGACTCACCTTGTCTGTTAGACAGAAACAATGGACCAATCAGGATCAAGTATTCAACATAGCCATGCAATAATGTGCATATGCAGGTCAGGCAGAGATGCaaacaaactgtaaaattaTTAGATTAAGATTGGTAAAGAGTGCATTAGGACTTGTTAAGGGCTCAAACCTCAAAGTTTAGGACGTGCGTTTTACTGCAAAACGATGACCTGATCCCACCTCTGGCAGTGACTGACAGCAtttgaaagagaggaaaaggaaaaaggaaagactgaaaaaaatgaaaatgtatttgcatgtttATGGTTGGGTCTCCTCTTGAATGATTGGCTGTCATGGAGTGTCGCTTGTTTACTGTGTCAACTAATGAAGTGTTTCCCTCAAACAGTGCAGCAGACTAGTTTCCCTCGTGTGGACTGAGCCACGTCTTTGCTGCATGTGAACACAAACTTTGCACTCAGATGCTTTTCCATCTGTGGGACCTgagtgtttctgctgctgcacatCGAGCATCGGGtgggtttctctcctgtgtggattctcatggATAACTTCATGTTGCTCTTTGAAGACAAATATTTTACCACAGATCAAAcaactagggctgcacaattaattgaaattgtATCAAAACACAATTTGGAGAAGTACAATTTCCAAATggcagctgcagttttttgataaatgtgACAGTACATCATAATACATGGAGTATTTTAGGGGTACATAAAAAAGATGATGATTTGGTGCAGACCCCAGCTACACTGACTTGAAAGAAAGATGCTGCCAACCTccttttactattttttttttttaatttatgatgCAAAATGATCACTCCcaataaaatcacacacatcacacttaCATTATCTGTCAAAACAAGTGCAACATAATTTTTTGTTTAACAATAACATGTAGTCCTATGAGCAGCTGTATGCTTCTTCGTTGGTGTGACACCTCATGTGGCTCTGCAGCTGGCCCTTCTGGTGAAACCCTCGGCTGCAGACCGAGCAGCTGTACGGTTTCTCTCCcttgtggattctcatgtggaCCGTCATGTTGCTCTTGCTGGCAAACATTTTGCCGCAGTCCGAGCAGCTGTATGGTTTCTCATCGGTATGACATCGCATGTGACTCTGCAGATGCGCCTTCTGGTGAAAGCCTTTGTCGCAGACGGAGCAGCTGTACGGTCTCTCCCCTCTGTGGATCCTCATGTGCACTGCCATGTTGGATTTTGAGGTAAACATTTTACTGCACACCGAGCAGGGGTATGGTTTCTCCCCCGTGTGACTCATCATGTGCTCTTCTAACTGCACTCTCTGTTTTGCGCTTTTCCCGCAGACGGAGCAGCTGTACGgcctctctcctgtgtggattctcatgtgtgcctgcatgtttCCCTTACAGACAAATGATTTAGCGCAGAACGAGCAGCTGTACGGTTTCTCTCCcttgtggattctcatgtggaCCGTCATGTTGCTCTTGCTGGCAAACATTTTACCACAGAACGAGCAACTAAATGGTTTCTCATTGGTATGACATCGCATGTGgctctgtaaatgtgtgttctGGTGAAATGCCTTGTTGCAGACTGAGCAGCTGTACGGTCTCTCACCTCTGTGGTTtctcacagagcaggaagatggtttctctccagtatTACATCTGTAATGACTTAGAAAAGGTTTATTATGTGAGTCTGAACCTGACTGCGGTTCTCTAGTTGGTCTCCAGTCGTCCTCACTGTCTTCAGTCTCTGGTTCAGAGCAGTCTGATGTCTCCACATCAGCAGCTGGATCTGAGCTCCTGGCTGGTTCCTCTCCATCAGCTTCTGTCTCCATCTGctcagaggagctgctggctggaggctccgcccctctgctctcctcagtttggctctgAAGAAGCTGTGAGGGcggagcttcctcttcatcatcctcactcttcacagggaACGTGTTGAgatcctgaagctgctctgcctcctgattggtccagagttcgtcctcttcctctttaaTGGGCGGGagctctggctcctcctggtccagACTGGGggtctgctcctgctgctcagggggaacctcttctTTCCACACCAGCAGCCGGGGACCGTCTGACAGGACGGACAAGAAAAATTAACAATTAATATGAGCTCCACTCCATCAGAGcataacaaataaacacatgaacagataaacagacaTGAAGTATATCTTCCCTCCcagcagacaggtgtgtgaATGCACCTCCTTAAAGGGACAGAACACTTTGCAGCTGTGtactagctgtgtgtgtgtatgtgtgtgtggcagctgtgtgtgtggcagcgtGACTTTCCTCAGACGTTTCTGTTTGCACACCAATGTCTGTTTCTTTTCCCAACTCCATTTCTTTTCTCCACGATGACATTTCTGTGACGCCCACTACACAAAACGCTGCTGCTCACACACGTCCACGGCCGGCCTCCTGCTCGCTGGGGGTTCAGGCTGTGGCTCTTCAATAAAcccacagttcagtttgttttgtatatcaataagaaagaaaaaaaaactatttccagtgttctctgtattttatcttattttattttttattattttgatgacATTAAGAGACATTTAAGGGAACCTCAGCgtttaaggggttaaa encodes the following:
- the LOC115368266 gene encoding gastrula zinc finger protein XlCGF57.1-like isoform X1 gives rise to the protein MLPLQLLRVSVHERISAAAADFLLLLEKGREAAEIPELRALLTERLTAAAEEIVGLLEKTVAEYEDKAERAEQEMCRQRKLLNILLKPQVRLHRADGPRLLVWKEEVPPEQQEQTPSLDQEEPELPPIKEEEDELWTNQEAEQLQDLNTFPVKSEDDEEEAPPSQLLQSQTEESRGAEPPASSSSEQMETEADGEEPARSSDPAADVETSDCSEPETEDSEDDWRPTREPQSGSDSHNKPFLSHYRCNTGEKPSSCSVRNHRGERPYSCSVCNKAFHQNTHLQSHMRCHTNEKPFSCSFCGKMFASKSNMTVHMRIHKGEKPYSCSFCAKSFVCKGNMQAHMRIHTGERPYSCSVCGKSAKQRVQLEEHMMSHTGEKPYPCSVCSKMFTSKSNMAVHMRIHRGERPYSCSVCDKGFHQKAHLQSHMRCHTDEKPYSCSDCGKMFASKSNMTVHMRIHKGEKPYSCSVCSRGFHQKGQLQSHMRCHTNEEAYSCS